The genomic segment GACCCAGGATGGCAATTCCGGGCATGGGTGGATCTCACGCCTTGATATTGTTGTCCTTCACGACCTTGCCCCAATAGGCGACCTGCTTGTCGAAGAAGGTCTTGAAGGTGGCGCCTTCCTGGAGCAGCAGCGTCATGTGCTGGGTGTCCTTGAGCTGGGCGGCGGTCGCGGGCTCGCTCAGGATCTCCTTGGATGCCGTCGCCATGGCCGCGACGACGTCGGCAGGCGTACCTGCGGGGGCGAAGATGCCCCACCATGCCAGCGTCTCGAAATCGGGGAAGCCGGCCTCGATCGCGGTGGGCGTGTCCGGCAGGGCCGGCAGCCGCTCGCGGCCGAGCTGCAGGATCGGGCGCAGCATGTTGGTGCCGAGCTGGGCCGCGACCAGCGCCGCCGATCCCGCGATGAGATCGACATGGCCGCCGAGCACGTCGTTCATGGCCGGCCCGCCGCCGCGATAGGGCACGTGCATGATCTCGACGCCGGCCTTGCTGCCGAGCACGGTCATGGCGAGATGGCCGAGCGTGCCGATGCCGACCGAGGCGTATTTCACCGCACCGGGGCTCGCCTTGCAGGCGGCGACCACGTCGGCAAAGCTCTTGTAGGGGCGTCCGGCGCCGGCCGCGATCACGTAGGGCGCGGTGCCGATCAGCAGCACCGGCATCAGCTCGCGCTCGACGTCGACCGGCGGCTTGTCGAGGATCGACGGGATCACCGCATGGGAATCGAACGTCACCAGGAAGGTCGAGCCGTCGGCCGGGCTCTTGGCGACCTGCGCCGCGCCGAGCGCACCGGCCGCGCCCGATTTGTTCTCGACCACGACGATGCGACCCAGCTTGGTCTGCAGGTTCGTCTGCAGCAGCCGCGCCATCGCGTCGGTCGATCCGCCAGGCGGAAACGGCACCACCAGCGTTATCTTGCCGGCCTGCGCTGCTGCCGGTGCCATCGCGAGGATGGCCGGTGCGGCCAAGAGCGTGCGTCGTGTGATCGTCATGGTCCCCTCCCTTGTTGTTGCGCCCGGCTTTTTGCTCTGTGGCGCTCGAGCATGATCCGGAAAAGTGTGCAGCGGTTTTCCGAAAGATCATGCTCAAGAAAATAGGCTAAAGCGCAAGGCGCTTTAGGTCGTGCCGAAGCCTGACCCTGCTTTTCTGTATTCTGGCCGAGGCGGACTGAAGATGTCCAGCACGCGGGCGCCGTCGGGACCGGCACGCATGGTGTGCGGCACGTTCCCTGGCGTGCGCCAGAAATCGCCCTTCTTGACCGGGATTTCCTCATCGCCCTGGACGCGGATGGCGGAGCCGTCGAGCAGCACGCCCCATTGCTCTTCGGGATGATGATGCAGCGTGCCTTGCGCATGCGGCGCCAGTGTCACCACCGACAGCATCGCTTGCTCGCCGGAGAAGATGCGCGTGGTCACGCCGGCGGCGAGCTCGCGGAAGAGGCCGTCGCTGGCGTCGTCGAGATTGTGGAATTCGTCCTTCTGGCTCACGTCATCCTCCCCTTTACACTCCGCCAGATCAGGCCTTGCCGTAAGCGCCCTGGTAACGACCCTCACGGATCGCCTTCAGCGTCTCCTCCTCGCGCGCGACCTGAACGCGCACCGCTTCCAGCAGCGCGGCCGCACCAGTCGCGGGAAACGAAACCACGCCGTCCTCGTCGCCGACGACGATGTCGCC from the Bradyrhizobium sp. WBAH42 genome contains:
- a CDS encoding tripartite tricarboxylate transporter substrate-binding protein — its product is MTITRRTLLAAPAILAMAPAAAQAGKITLVVPFPPGGSTDAMARLLQTNLQTKLGRIVVVENKSGAAGALGAAQVAKSPADGSTFLVTFDSHAVIPSILDKPPVDVERELMPVLLIGTAPYVIAAGAGRPYKSFADVVAACKASPGAVKYASVGIGTLGHLAMTVLGSKAGVEIMHVPYRGGGPAMNDVLGGHVDLIAGSAALVAAQLGTNMLRPILQLGRERLPALPDTPTAIEAGFPDFETLAWWGIFAPAGTPADVVAAMATASKEILSEPATAAQLKDTQHMTLLLQEGATFKTFFDKQVAYWGKVVKDNNIKA
- a CDS encoding cupin domain-containing protein, encoding MSQKDEFHNLDDASDGLFRELAAGVTTRIFSGEQAMLSVVTLAPHAQGTLHHHPEEQWGVLLDGSAIRVQGDEEIPVKKGDFWRTPGNVPHTMRAGPDGARVLDIFSPPRPEYRKAGSGFGTT